The nucleotide sequence TTTTCCCCTTTTCCCTGATTTCTCCATTTCCCCTTCGTTACACCCTGAACGGTTACGATGTCCCTAATTCTCTTAAAAGTTGAGCATTGAACACTGATACCTGACACCTGTTAACTGAATGCTTACACTGGTGATTGGTAACCATTTAACCAATTACCAGTTACCATTTAACCAGTGCCCAGGATAGAAGGAGTGCCAAAATGGATGAATTAAACAAGAAATCAAAAAAGTCTAATATGGAACCTCAAAAAGATGAGTTAGAAGATAATGGAATGCGAGAGACAAAAAGGCAGAAGATTTCTGTTCCGCCGCCTTCATTGTATGTGGCAAGTAGCAGGAAAGGTGGAGGGATAGATTCTCGAATAGTCACTTATCATGACCCTAAAGCCCCTATCGCAGAACAGTATCGCATTCTAAGGACTAATATTCAACGCCTTACACCGGAAAATCCCCCGCGTGTCATTGCGGTTACCAGTGCTTTACATCAGGAAGGTAAGACAACTACGGCGGTTAATTTAAGCGTAGTTATGGCTCAGGACCTTCATAAAAAAATACTTCTATGTGATTGTGACCTCCGTAAACCAATGGTGCATAAAATGATGGGAATAGATTCCAATAAAGGAATAGCTGAAATCCTTCTTTATGATGCCGATATTGAATCTGTGTTACACACGGGTAAAGTGGAGAATTTAACCATTCTTCCTTGTGGC is from bacterium and encodes:
- a CDS encoding CpsD/CapB family tyrosine-protein kinase, with product MDELNKKSKKSNMEPQKDELEDNGMRETKRQKISVPPPSLYVASSRKGGGIDSRIVTYHDPKAPIAEQYRILRTNIQRLTPENPPRVIAVTSALHQEGKTTTAVNLSVVMAQDLHKKILLCDCDLRKPMVHKMMGIDSNKGIAEILLYDADIESVLHTGKVENLTILPCGKRPPNPAELLGSYKMKELINELRTKFDYIIIDTPPVLAITDVGIIADYVDGVIFAVQAWRTQREAVLRSQALLTAARAKVLGFVLTNVEHFVPKYLYHYGYGYQYGYYHYA